The genomic stretch CGAATGGGTGTATGGCCCTTTACGAAATATACTGCATGTAAACAGGGTCTGGCCAATAGAAAGGAGTATGTAGTGGTAAGCTTGGTACTGCTGTAATGGAAATTCCACTTAGGTCCAGCAGCTGTGCAGGTTACCGACGCCCCGCAAATGCCAATGAGGTAGTATTGCTGTTTAGCCTCGGTCCGTGGTCGCCGACGCTGAACTGGACATTGGCAATTGATCTTCCTGCATTTATTGCCGGACCTCCTGTCTTCAGAATGATCCCGCTAACATCCCTGCGAACTAGGTATCTAGCTCGCAGATAACTATCAATACTCCCGGAAATCAATCCCATTTGTTTGTTTATCATTGCTATATCTATCGGCCATGGCTGGAGCGGTGCGCCAACCAATTGATATCCCGTCCCTGGAGCGGTATCTTAATCAGAATGTCCCTGAGATCCAGACACCATTAGATGTGAAACAGGTAAGCACAGTGGGACCAAATAAAGTGTGGTCGATGGGCACAAGCTGACACCCCACAGTTCTCCTTCGGACAGTCCAATCCAACTTATCTGCTGACCGGCACCGATGGAAGGCAGTACGTCCTGCGCAAAAAGCCCCCGGGCAAGCTCCTGTCCAAGACCGCGCACAAGGTCGAACGCGAATATAAGGTCATCCACGCACTAGAGCAGACGGACGTCCCGGTACCAAAGGCGTACTGTCTCTGTGTGGATAGCAATGTGATTGGGACCCCGTTCTATATCATGGAGTTCTTGGATGGTCGGCTATTTACCGATCCTGCCATGCCGGGAGTCAGTGCTGAGGAGAGAAACGCATTGTATGTTTGATTACCACGCGTCATCCGACCATGGAGTCCCGATTACTAAGAACCTTGTAGGTGGAAGGCAGCGGTGCAGACCCTGGCAAAATTCCATCGAGTCGATCCCAAGTCAGTTGGTCTGGAAACTTTCGGAAAGCCGTCGGGGTACTATGATCGGCAGATCTCCACCTTCTCAACGGTGTCCAAAGCGCAGGCTCAGGCGGTCGACGTTGAGACCAAGGAGCCAGTGGGGGAACTTCCGCACTTTATGGAGACggtgcgcttcttctcgaacAAGTCTACTCAGCCGAAGGATCGCGGCACGCTAGTCCATGGCGATTACAAGATCGACAATATGATTTTCCATAAGACTGAACCCCGCGTCATCGGTATCCTGGACTGGGAGATGGCTACGGTGGGGCATCCACTATCCGACTTCTGCAACCTCACGAGTCCGTACTATCTGGATGGCACCGACCACACGACCGACCAGTTCCAACCTGGCCGGATACCTGGATTGCCCAGGCGTGAGGACTGCGTGCGGTGGTATCGCGAAGTGGGGGGATGGGACCCAACCCCGGACCTCCCCTGGGGAGACGCCTTCTTTGCCTGGAGGCTCTCGATTATCCTTCAAGGAGTCAAGGCTCGGTATGCATTGAGGCAAGCCAGCAGTGCCCAAGCGCACGAGCATGCGAAGAAGACCACCCCGTTCGCGTTGGCCGCCTGGGAACGGGTCAAGGCCGTCCAGAACACAATGCGTCAAAAAGGCAAACTGTAGCTTTTCTGCTACGCATCCAATCTCCTCCGACCGCTAAAATGAACCTAATGTGGACCCTGCCCGTAGACCTGTGGCGTGTAGGCCAACGAAGTATATGCGATAAGCAGAGGGGATGGCTGGCAGAACCTGGGACGAGGGGTAGTCATTGGTGCATGAGGGCCCGTCGCGTATTCATAGTTTGTGATTTATACCGAAACCCATACATACGCAAGCACGATAATGCAAGCTCAGGTAGATGACGAATAGAGACTTTTGTTCCCAAGATGGCAGGCGTAAGCCCAAGCAGTTGTCGACGTAATTGGCAGGATTTCTACATCAATCCTTACCGTTGGAAGCATTCGGGTGACAAGCAGATTTGTGTCCACGATCGGAGATTCGGAAGCTGACTCGTATATGCGCCCAGGATTGGGTGGTCCAGTGAGCCGCTTGGGCCATGATAATTGGGTGCGGCTCATgtgctttgttttcttcgttGCCTCATGTAAGGGTTAAAAAGGCGggtaagaaaagaaaacatcggGCAAGTCCGGGCTGAGGAACCGACCATTGAACAGCTACTGCTACAGTCACGACATCACATCCCATACATATATCAAAGCAATAGTTCTACGTGCTAGGAAGTCCAATGCTACCCTAACTGAACATGACAAACCAACAACAGGTCCTGACGAAGAGTCTCATGAGGGGATTGACGGAGAAGCGAGGGCTACCTAACTTTTAgtccttctccctctctccctcgctctccttctcattCCCTCCGTCTCCATAATCACAGTGGGGTTTGACCCTCACCTTTCTGCGGCGACCAGGATCAATCTCACCCATTGGCCCACACCGTTGAATACCATCCCACTTGACAAAAATGCCCCGATCGAGAGATCCCTGCAGACTCATCGTTCGATGGCCGAAACGGCGCCTCACCTCCAGGTgcgaaaaaaagaaaaaaaaatatgaaaTGATCAACTCGGTGCTTACCGGAAACAAATTATCCATATGATGTCAATAACGGATCACGTTATGAGCGTCAGGAATGCTTGATAAATTAATTGACACAGGAAACTAAGATGGTTGGGGAAGGGATGTGACCCTGGTTAGTTTTTGTCTTTGGTTGTATCCATTCAGATGAAAATGGGGCCCGGAGCGGGCCGCGTTTGTGCTTGCGAGAAATAAATCCATGAGTGAGACCTTTTTTTCAGTCATACTACCTGTCGGGAGTGCAGGCATCCGATTCCTGTGTCCGTTAAAAACGGAGTATAACCAAGTAGACGGGGATATATAGAATCCCCACCTACCGAGAACAGGAGGAAAAGGATTGAAGGATGGTAGTTTGTTTGACTTCTTATCGAGTTTACAATTAAACCTTTTGCCACTAGACTCGATAGTGGCCGTTGggagagaggaaaacaaaaggaaaaaagaaaagaaaaacaaaaagtcTAGGCAGCATCGAATGTTAAGAGGCTGGAAGTTGAAAGAGGGGCTTTGGGTTCCCGGCCAATTGCCAATATTAGGGCGGAGCATCCATGGGTAAATGTTGGACAGAGAAAATCTGCCCAGGTCCTGCATCCTGCTGATGGATCTGCAATCACTCAGAGGCGAAGAAAGATCTGCGAAAGGGTTCCAAGATTGGAACTCCGTCCACCATTCGGAAATCAATCGCAATCGTTGATACAAGATCGAACGAAGCATAGAGAAATAGAAGTAAAATTCAACCAAGATCGCTCGGGGAAGATATACTTTATGCGGTGGATGCCTTATTGTTGGAGCTATTCGTATTCGTGGCTTGATGCTTGTTATTATACTAGCGCTAGAATCCATCTAGACGAACATCAGCGACGCCCACTTGATCGCTAAAAGGTTGATTGTGCACGACGTAGGAGGTAGTACCGTCGATGCATAATGACTTCTCTGGTCACCCCAAGCCCATGAATAACTCCTACTGGCAACTTACAGCAAGTAGTGCAATCCTAAGTGGAGACCGGTCCAACGTGGGGCTACATCTCTGGCCCGATCATCTCCTGCAGAGTGACAGGCGTAGCACGAAATTGCCCCCTCCTTTCGCTCTGAGTCTCTCTCACACACACATACTCTCTCTACTGACCCTCAAGTCTAACTTTGCTTCCGTACAGCCTCACACCGAACACGCGTGATTCTTCAGGACCACGCTAAACTTGCTGCAATAGTGCCCATCCCCATTTCCTATCGGGATCCTGACTGGTTGCAATCAGAATCAAACGGGCAGATGGGGCCCAGTCTATGGTTCCAGGGTGCTACCGTAGTCGTACACtacctactccgtactagtaGAGAATAGCAAAACAAGATTAACATCATGGACGACCTGATCATAATTATCCGAAGAGATCTCAACCCAACGTTCAGAAGGATGATAATGGGCCTTGTGTTGGTCACTGATGACGGGGATTCGCTGGTTAAGAATAAAGCCCTCGGGGGTCATGCCCCTTTTTACTCTGTCCTTGGTAATCTGAGTCCTGGTTctggatttattttttattttcttattttttttttttttttctccaaGTTATTTACCCCTAATTATTGATTACGATtacttctcctctttttttggggggtttttggaatttttatttattttcccCCCGACGCACAAAACGCTTTGATCCGGTCGATTCAGGGTTGATGACTAGTGAGCCAGGAGACTAGACTGGAATAAGTAGTTCTAAGGTTGCGTGGCGGTCAAGCCAACAAGGGAGTTAAAAGCCTTGTCGCCTCAAGACTTAGGCTATTGCGGAAGACGTATCGGAGAAATTGTGCTCTTGGAGGGATGACTAAGGCAATAGTGGACGGTAGTAACACAGGGATAAATTAACTAAAATAACATGGACtagaaagtaaaaaaaaataaaataaaataaaataaaatgtgagcaaagaaaaagattagACACGATTAACTGCATGGCGAAGAATGGCCACATCAGCGATGAGGTCAGTCATCGATCTAGCTTTCCAATTTTGAGTCACCCCGGGTCAATCATCTTCAGATGAACAACAAGCGAGTGCCCAAGGTTCTATGGCGGTTCGATGCAGAGAACAGTTCAGCCTCCTCGTTTTGGCCGCCTGGTCCCCGCCAATCACCGTGCATCCGCGGAGAGCCTCAAAAGTGTTCCGGACCGTTTGGGTTTAGTGTGATGTGGAACTGCGGCTGGTTCGGCCTCGTGGACGTGCCATGAAGAGGGCGATTGTCAGTAGGAGCCCGAGAGAATTAATGTGggaaaaaatgaagaaaaaaaagaactcGGATATGGTCAGGATGGAAATTCTCTCTTCTGAATACTATCCATTTCTACTCTTCTCCCCTCTGAGTCAAATCTTCTATTATACTGGATCTGGAGAACGATCGTGGATACCTCACTAagtacttttttcttcttcaactggtGTCTGGTCTCAGGTCACTCAACTTAACCTCTTGTCTGTCTCTGAATTTCCTCCCCTGGTTGCTCACCCccacttttccttttggcGCGTCTAGAGTCAGCTTCCAGCCCGCCGTCCCCCTCCGGCCGTTTCGACCTATTTTACTATTTATTTCTTGGAATTCAATTCCGAAACTGTCAAGAGAGGGGGGACCGTCTGGATTATCCTTCCCCCCAGAGGAAGGCTAAAAGGTTCGAATGACGGAAAGTAGACAAATGTTGACCTGACATCGCATTGCTGGTGTCTCGCTCGTTGCTTGTTCTCCACCCAAGGCCCGGGTTCCAGCTCGGCCGGTAGTGGATCTCCTTCAgattccttttctcctcaaTGAGAAGAATCCTAGCTGACTTAACTAAGAATCCATCCTGACTGTGTCCaatctctctttttttttttcattttcaattttttccctttttcttttttaattctctGCGACGACCCCCTTCTCGGGTTTCGACCCTCGCTGACCGCTTCGAACTAAAAAGCCAGCCTTTTGCCAGGCGGTCACTCCCGCTCCCAGTACTATTAGCTTCCTTTCACCAGCCGTTTCTCGACCATCattataattttattataatagTAATGCTCTCTTAATGCCATTACTATTATTGTGATCGTTATTATCCTTTGGTCTTCCTGGTTCCCCCATTATTATTGTTCCTATTATTATTGtcaatttcccttctcttgGCTTGTCCATCTGACAATCATTGCTCCTGCAACCCACACGGGCGCCGCCGCTGAGATTATTATGCCTGTGCCATAAACCACTGTTGTTTTTCCTCTCGCCCCCCCCACTTGTTTCCAAGCCGGCGGCTACTACTTGGGTCGTCGCGTGGATTATCACCACCATTCTGATCGTCGCCTATCTTGGATATCGTCCCATCCTCATTATCCCTCTCACCAATTTTTGGTGCGCCTACTCCCCACAAACCCCTTGGGATTTGCGGTTCTCAATCTCATGCGGACGGCGCATCATCTCCGTACCCTCAATCGTGACGTGCAAATTGTCTCCGATTGAGCCTCATCTTTAAAGCCGGCGGGTGCCTGAATTCTGCCGTGTACTCCGTGTCTCAAGTTCCTTCAGCAGGTGAGCTTATTCTGCATCTTTAATGAGCTATcttttgttcctgttcctgttcctgtttcttttatttatttgtttatttttgatTTACCCTGTCTACGGTAAGAGCGGCAAAATCGGGGGCGTCTTGAGGGTGAAAAAAATCCAAGACTCCACACCCCAATAGTGCACCTCATTCCTGTTCTCTGTTAGGAGGTCTCCTGCACGCACCACCGATGTCGTGGTGATTGGTCTAATGTCAGGTGGTTGACCCGACATGGTAGCACTCATGGggtctccatcttttctgaCATCGGAGCTTGATTGATCCCACAACGTCTCTGGGAGTGGGTTATTGCTTGTCTTATTAGTCGCTGCAGCCGTAGTTGGattgttattttcttctccccctccccatTTGTCCTTGTTTATTCCCAACTTTGGTCTGGATTTTTGTTTGCTATGGTCTATACATGTTACGAATTCATCGACATCCTTATCAGTTCCCTGCTCAGCGATTGTTCTCAGCCTTCTAGTctgattcttttctcaaaCTTCTTGCTGGGCGCGAACTAACAGGCAACAGGATATCTGGGGCTCAGTCGGGTGGCCAAGCGCACCCCAgttgtttattttctttattGCACATTCGCTAGGCGGGCAGTCAGGCTCTGAGCCGGTGTTTCAACGGGTTCAGAGCAAAGGGTGGTCTCAAAAGGCCGGAGTAAACTATAGAAGGTGCGGCGCACCTGATGCGTCAAAAACCGCCGCCTCCATGACAGAATCATATGATCCCGACGAGGACCGTCGTTCTCCAGGGCTGGAGGCGACCAAGCCGGATTATAAGCCCCACAAAGATCCGACTCCTCCTTTTTTGATCAAGGAGACTAAAGAGCCCGAAGGCGAATTTAAATATTCTCCAGGCGAGGGAACACCGGACTGTTCCCGTAAGCCTCAATCGAACCCATACAGGCCCGAATCAAGCGAGGCCAACTCGGTGCTGATCAGCTATATAGACCCTAACCGACCTGATATTGCCAACTATGAGAGATCTGATCCACTTCGCCCAGAGCACTTCCGTGATATCCTCTGTGATGATTTGCTGGAGAGGCCTATTGTTAAGCCTGAGAAGCCAAAGCTAGAAAGCCCTGTGGTGGAGCCGGCAAAACCTAGAGAGCCTCAATCAGAGACGGATGCAAGTGAAGCAGCTAAGCGCGCTCTTGCACTGTTAGAGCTGCCAAAGCCCATTGATGAACCCTTGGAGCCTCCAGAGATCCCGGTGAAATCACACATCCCTTCTCCTGAGAGGCGTCCTGGCGTGAAAACGGATATCCTGTCTCCAAAGATTTCCCAGCCACCGCCGCCTGCCCTTCCCAGTATCtcggagaagaaaccatTCAGTCCGCCTTTAAGCCAATACACAATCTCCGTACATCCGTCGCCGGACGTGCTGCCCCCGTTTCACTCCCCTGACAATACCACCACCCTGCCCCCCATTCAGACTGCACTACGTGGGCTTGCTCATGTCAATGAACCCGCTGTACGCGTCAATGGCTCATCTCCCTATTCTCTGCC from Aspergillus oryzae RIB40 DNA, chromosome 1 encodes the following:
- a CDS encoding phosphotransferase family protein (predicted aminoglycoside phosphotransferase), translating into MAGAVRQPIDIPSLERYLNQNVPEIQTPLDVKQFSFGQSNPTYLLTGTDGRQYVLRKKPPGKLLSKTAHKVEREYKVIHALEQTDVPVPKAYCLCVDSNVIGTPFYIMEFLDGRLFTDPAMPGVSAEERNALWKAAVQTLAKFHRVDPKSVGLETFGKPSGYYDRQISTFSTVSKAQAQAVDVETKEPVGELPHFMETVRFFSNKSTQPKDRGTLVHGDYKIDNMIFHKTEPRVIGILDWEMATVGHPLSDFCNLTSPYYLDGTDHTTDQFQPGRIPGLPRREDCVRWYREVGGWDPTPDLPWGDAFFAWRLSIILQGVKARYALRQASSAQAHEHAKKTTPFALAAWERVKAVQNTMRQKGKL
- a CDS encoding uncharacterized protein (predicted protein), producing the protein MSYLLFLFLFLFLLFICLFLIYPVYGGQSGSEPVFQRVQSKGWSQKAGVNYRRCGAPDASKTAASMTESYDPDEDRRSPGLEATKPDYKPHKDPTPPFLIKETKEPEGEFKYSPGEGTPDCSHPNRPDIANYERSDPLRPEHFRDILCDDLLERPIVKPEKPKLESPVVEPAKPREPQSETDASEAAKRALALLELPKPIDEPLEPPEIPVKSHIPSPERRPGVKTDILSPKISQPPPPALPSISEKKPFSPPLSQYTISVHPSPDVLPPFHSPDNTTTLPPIQTALRGLAHVNEPAVRVNGSSPYSLPPVTASSPPGLRSDPVWEHQRPSPFVPPPQIPPSPYSHLSPASTKDLSAVSSPATQSSYWRPQKSDIPYITSTYDITHCEAKSPATSYPTPTDQTPGGTCERTPYNPSPQHNAAVASGAYKCRHPGCTAPPFQTQYLLNSHANVHSQDRPHFCPIEGCPRGIGGKGFKRKNEMIRHGLVHNSPGYVCPFCPDQQHKYPRPDNLQRHVRVHHVDKNKDDPQLRLVLSQRPEGSARGRRRRINP